The Synchiropus splendidus isolate RoL2022-P1 chromosome 1, RoL_Sspl_1.0, whole genome shotgun sequence genome includes a window with the following:
- the a1cf gene encoding APOBEC1 complementation factor isoform X2: MEPNQKAGGDVQAQREAGLRALTERTGYQLQQENGQRRYGGPPPGWDGPPPERGSEIFVGKLPRDLFEDELVPLCEKFGTIYEVRMMMDFNGNNRGFAFVTFSNKQEARAAVRQLNNHEIRTGRLLGVCASVDNCRLFVGGIPKSKTREEIRSEMTKVTEGVVDVIVYPSAADKSKNRGFAFVEYESHRTAAMARRKLLPGRIQLWGHTIAVDWAEPEVEVDEDTMATVKILYVRNLMLQTTEETIEKEFSIRPGSVERVKKIRDYAFVHFSQREDALNAMKALNGKIIDGSPIEVTLAKPVDKDSYVRYTRGTGGRGSSLMQADYTAYTLSQVYDPATAYLGAPVFYAPQAYATVPSQFRFPTAKGHMGGRGLIRTPSVRDIYMTVPVGAAGVRGLGGRGYLAYAAGGGAMNRAIGGVGGAVSYGTKGDKQLDEKLYDLLPGMELTPMSLKTTGGKPATQVLEEVCQKNSWGQPVYQLHSAIGPDQRQLFLYKITIPALTSQNPNVHPFTPAKLCTAVEEAKVHAAEHALQTLGLQTEGATAEAACAPGAAVASVAFPGYALASNAAVATLKPTVSLGQDLAAFTTYDGYPAFAVTTRHADGYGVF; this comes from the exons ATGGAACCCAATCAAAAAGCAGGAGGGGATGTGCAGGCGCAGAGGGAGGCGGGACTTCGGGCGCTGACAGAGCGCACTGGCTATCAGCTGCAGCAG GAGAATGGGCAGCGGCGCTACGGTGGCCCACCGCCCGGCTGGGATGGGCCCCCTCCGGAGAGAGGCAGCGAGATCTTTGTGGGAAAACTTCCCAGGGACCTTTTCGAGGATGAGCTTGTGCCACTGTGTGAGAAG TTTGGGACCATCTATGAGGTGAGAATGATGATGGACTTTAATGGAAACAACCGAGGATTCGCCTTCGTCACATTCAGCAACAAACAGGAAGCTCGAGCTGCAGTGAGGCAACTCAACAACCACGAGATCAG GACTGGACGTCTTCtgggtgtgtgtgcgagtgtggaCAACTGCCGTCTGTTTGTCGGTGGAATTCCAAAGTCCAAGACTCGGGAAGAAATCCGTAGCGAGatgacaaaggtgacagaaggTGTTGTAGACGTCATTGTGTACCCCAGTGCCGCGGACAAGTCAAAGAATCGTGGCTTTGCCTTTGTCGAGTATGAGAGCCATCGTACGGCTGCCATGGCCCGAAGGAAGCTGCTGCCAG GTCGTATTCAGCTCTGGGGTCATACCATCGCTGTGGACTGGGCAGAGCCTGAGGTTGAAGTGGACGAGGACACAATGGCGACAGTCAAGATTCTTTATGTCAGAAACCTGATGCTCCAGACAACCGAAGAAACAATTGAGAAAGAATTCAGCATCAGACCAG GGTCCGTAGAGAGGGTGAAGAAGATTCGGGACTACGCTTTCGTCCACTTCAGTCAGAGAGAGGATGCCTTAAATGCGATGAAGGCTCTAAACGGGAAG ATAATTGACGGATCACCCATTGAGGTCACACTCGCCAAACCTGTGGACAAGGACAGTTATGTCCGTTACACACGCGGCACAGGTGGACGGGGAAGCTCACTGATGCAGGCCGACTACACAGCCTACACCCTGAGCCAG GTGTATGATCCTGCAACAGCATACCTTGGTGCACCGGTATTTTATGCCCCACAGGCATATGCAACTGTTCCTAGTCAATTCCGCTTCCCCACGGCAAAAGGTCATATGGGGGGGCGGGGTCTGATCAGAACACCATCAGTTAGAG ACATTTACATGACTGTACCTGTAGGGGCAGCGGGGGTGCGGGGTCTGGGGGGACGGGGTTACCTGGCATATGCTGCTGGAGGTGGAGCTATGAACCGAGCCATAGGCGGTGTTGGAGGTGCAGTGTCCTACGGTACCAAGGGAGACAAGCAGCTGGATGAGAAGCTGTACGACCTCCTCCCTGGCATGGAGCTGACGCCCATGAGCCTGAAGACCACTGGAGGGAAACCAGCAACCCAG GTTCTGGAGGAGGTCTGTCAAAAGAACAGCTGGGGACAGCCAGTCTATCAGCTACACTCTGCCATcgggccagaccagagacaatTGTTCCTATACAAGATCACAATCCCTGCCTTGACATCCCAGAATCCAAATGT ACATCCCTTCACCCCAGCTAAACTCTGTACAGCCGTAGAAGAGGCTAAGGTACACGCTGCTGAGCACGCACTGCAGACCCTCGGCCTACAGACAGAGGGCGCCACTGCAGAAGCCGCGTGTGCTCCAGGAGCCGCGGTGGCCTCAGTGGCCTTCCCAG GCTACGCCCTGGCAAGCAACGCAGCAGTGGCGACCCTGAAGCCGACGGTGTCTCTGGGGCAGGACCTGGCTGCTTTCACTACCTACGACGGTTATCCCGCCTTCGCTGTGACGACTCGCCATGCTGACGGATATGGTGTCTTCTAa
- the a1cf gene encoding APOBEC1 complementation factor isoform X1: MEPNQKAGGDVQAQREAGLRALTERTGYQLQQVCLIILCKTPRSVCSDVINLRNLHVTHQKPHHSCWGLGVQQENGQRRYGGPPPGWDGPPPERGSEIFVGKLPRDLFEDELVPLCEKFGTIYEVRMMMDFNGNNRGFAFVTFSNKQEARAAVRQLNNHEIRTGRLLGVCASVDNCRLFVGGIPKSKTREEIRSEMTKVTEGVVDVIVYPSAADKSKNRGFAFVEYESHRTAAMARRKLLPGRIQLWGHTIAVDWAEPEVEVDEDTMATVKILYVRNLMLQTTEETIEKEFSIRPGSVERVKKIRDYAFVHFSQREDALNAMKALNGKIIDGSPIEVTLAKPVDKDSYVRYTRGTGGRGSSLMQADYTAYTLSQVYDPATAYLGAPVFYAPQAYATVPSQFRFPTAKGHMGGRGLIRTPSVRDIYMTVPVGAAGVRGLGGRGYLAYAAGGGAMNRAIGGVGGAVSYGTKGDKQLDEKLYDLLPGMELTPMSLKTTGGKPATQVLEEVCQKNSWGQPVYQLHSAIGPDQRQLFLYKITIPALTSQNPNVHPFTPAKLCTAVEEAKVHAAEHALQTLGLQTEGATAEAACAPGAAVASVAFPGYALASNAAVATLKPTVSLGQDLAAFTTYDGYPAFAVTTRHADGYGVF, encoded by the exons ATGGAACCCAATCAAAAAGCAGGAGGGGATGTGCAGGCGCAGAGGGAGGCGGGACTTCGGGCGCTGACAGAGCGCACTGGCTATCAGCTGCAGCAGGTGTGTTTAATAATTTTGTGCAAGACGCCACGCTCTGTTTGTTCAGACGTGATCAATCTTAGAAACCTTCACGTGACACATCAGAAACCTCATCATTCATGTTGGGGATTGGGGGTCCAACAGGAGAATGGGCAGCGGCGCTACGGTGGCCCACCGCCCGGCTGGGATGGGCCCCCTCCGGAGAGAGGCAGCGAGATCTTTGTGGGAAAACTTCCCAGGGACCTTTTCGAGGATGAGCTTGTGCCACTGTGTGAGAAG TTTGGGACCATCTATGAGGTGAGAATGATGATGGACTTTAATGGAAACAACCGAGGATTCGCCTTCGTCACATTCAGCAACAAACAGGAAGCTCGAGCTGCAGTGAGGCAACTCAACAACCACGAGATCAG GACTGGACGTCTTCtgggtgtgtgtgcgagtgtggaCAACTGCCGTCTGTTTGTCGGTGGAATTCCAAAGTCCAAGACTCGGGAAGAAATCCGTAGCGAGatgacaaaggtgacagaaggTGTTGTAGACGTCATTGTGTACCCCAGTGCCGCGGACAAGTCAAAGAATCGTGGCTTTGCCTTTGTCGAGTATGAGAGCCATCGTACGGCTGCCATGGCCCGAAGGAAGCTGCTGCCAG GTCGTATTCAGCTCTGGGGTCATACCATCGCTGTGGACTGGGCAGAGCCTGAGGTTGAAGTGGACGAGGACACAATGGCGACAGTCAAGATTCTTTATGTCAGAAACCTGATGCTCCAGACAACCGAAGAAACAATTGAGAAAGAATTCAGCATCAGACCAG GGTCCGTAGAGAGGGTGAAGAAGATTCGGGACTACGCTTTCGTCCACTTCAGTCAGAGAGAGGATGCCTTAAATGCGATGAAGGCTCTAAACGGGAAG ATAATTGACGGATCACCCATTGAGGTCACACTCGCCAAACCTGTGGACAAGGACAGTTATGTCCGTTACACACGCGGCACAGGTGGACGGGGAAGCTCACTGATGCAGGCCGACTACACAGCCTACACCCTGAGCCAG GTGTATGATCCTGCAACAGCATACCTTGGTGCACCGGTATTTTATGCCCCACAGGCATATGCAACTGTTCCTAGTCAATTCCGCTTCCCCACGGCAAAAGGTCATATGGGGGGGCGGGGTCTGATCAGAACACCATCAGTTAGAG ACATTTACATGACTGTACCTGTAGGGGCAGCGGGGGTGCGGGGTCTGGGGGGACGGGGTTACCTGGCATATGCTGCTGGAGGTGGAGCTATGAACCGAGCCATAGGCGGTGTTGGAGGTGCAGTGTCCTACGGTACCAAGGGAGACAAGCAGCTGGATGAGAAGCTGTACGACCTCCTCCCTGGCATGGAGCTGACGCCCATGAGCCTGAAGACCACTGGAGGGAAACCAGCAACCCAG GTTCTGGAGGAGGTCTGTCAAAAGAACAGCTGGGGACAGCCAGTCTATCAGCTACACTCTGCCATcgggccagaccagagacaatTGTTCCTATACAAGATCACAATCCCTGCCTTGACATCCCAGAATCCAAATGT ACATCCCTTCACCCCAGCTAAACTCTGTACAGCCGTAGAAGAGGCTAAGGTACACGCTGCTGAGCACGCACTGCAGACCCTCGGCCTACAGACAGAGGGCGCCACTGCAGAAGCCGCGTGTGCTCCAGGAGCCGCGGTGGCCTCAGTGGCCTTCCCAG GCTACGCCCTGGCAAGCAACGCAGCAGTGGCGACCCTGAAGCCGACGGTGTCTCTGGGGCAGGACCTGGCTGCTTTCACTACCTACGACGGTTATCCCGCCTTCGCTGTGACGACTCGCCATGCTGACGGATATGGTGTCTTCTAa
- the a1cf gene encoding APOBEC1 complementation factor isoform X4 translates to MEPNQKAGGDVQAQREAGLRALTERTGYQLQQENGQRRYGGPPPGWDGPPPERGSEIFVGKLPRDLFEDELVPLCEKFGTIYEVRMMMDFNGNNRGFAFVTFSNKQEARAAVRQLNNHEIRTGRLLGVCASVDNCRLFVGGIPKSKTREEIRSEMTKVTEGVVDVIVYPSAADKSKNRGFAFVEYESHRTAAMARRKLLPGRIQLWGHTIAVDWAEPEVEVDEDTMATVKILYVRNLMLQTTEETIEKEFSIRPGSVERVKKIRDYAFVHFSQREDALNAMKALNGKIIDGSPIEVTLAKPVDKDSYVRYTRGTGGRGSSLMQADYTAYTLSQVYDPATAYLGAPVFYAPQAYATVPSQFRFPTAKGHMGGRGLIRTPSVRGAAGVRGLGGRGYLAYAAGGGAMNRAIGGVGGAVSYGTKGDKQLDEKLYDLLPGMELTPMSLKTTGGKPATQVLEEVCQKNSWGQPVYQLHSAIGPDQRQLFLYKITIPALTSQNPNVHPFTPAKLCTAVEEAKVHAAEHALQTLGLQTEGATAEAACAPGAAVASVAFPGYALASNAAVATLKPTVSLGQDLAAFTTYDGYPAFAVTTRHADGYGVF, encoded by the exons ATGGAACCCAATCAAAAAGCAGGAGGGGATGTGCAGGCGCAGAGGGAGGCGGGACTTCGGGCGCTGACAGAGCGCACTGGCTATCAGCTGCAGCAG GAGAATGGGCAGCGGCGCTACGGTGGCCCACCGCCCGGCTGGGATGGGCCCCCTCCGGAGAGAGGCAGCGAGATCTTTGTGGGAAAACTTCCCAGGGACCTTTTCGAGGATGAGCTTGTGCCACTGTGTGAGAAG TTTGGGACCATCTATGAGGTGAGAATGATGATGGACTTTAATGGAAACAACCGAGGATTCGCCTTCGTCACATTCAGCAACAAACAGGAAGCTCGAGCTGCAGTGAGGCAACTCAACAACCACGAGATCAG GACTGGACGTCTTCtgggtgtgtgtgcgagtgtggaCAACTGCCGTCTGTTTGTCGGTGGAATTCCAAAGTCCAAGACTCGGGAAGAAATCCGTAGCGAGatgacaaaggtgacagaaggTGTTGTAGACGTCATTGTGTACCCCAGTGCCGCGGACAAGTCAAAGAATCGTGGCTTTGCCTTTGTCGAGTATGAGAGCCATCGTACGGCTGCCATGGCCCGAAGGAAGCTGCTGCCAG GTCGTATTCAGCTCTGGGGTCATACCATCGCTGTGGACTGGGCAGAGCCTGAGGTTGAAGTGGACGAGGACACAATGGCGACAGTCAAGATTCTTTATGTCAGAAACCTGATGCTCCAGACAACCGAAGAAACAATTGAGAAAGAATTCAGCATCAGACCAG GGTCCGTAGAGAGGGTGAAGAAGATTCGGGACTACGCTTTCGTCCACTTCAGTCAGAGAGAGGATGCCTTAAATGCGATGAAGGCTCTAAACGGGAAG ATAATTGACGGATCACCCATTGAGGTCACACTCGCCAAACCTGTGGACAAGGACAGTTATGTCCGTTACACACGCGGCACAGGTGGACGGGGAAGCTCACTGATGCAGGCCGACTACACAGCCTACACCCTGAGCCAG GTGTATGATCCTGCAACAGCATACCTTGGTGCACCGGTATTTTATGCCCCACAGGCATATGCAACTGTTCCTAGTCAATTCCGCTTCCCCACGGCAAAAGGTCATATGGGGGGGCGGGGTCTGATCAGAACACCATCAGTTAGAG GGGCAGCGGGGGTGCGGGGTCTGGGGGGACGGGGTTACCTGGCATATGCTGCTGGAGGTGGAGCTATGAACCGAGCCATAGGCGGTGTTGGAGGTGCAGTGTCCTACGGTACCAAGGGAGACAAGCAGCTGGATGAGAAGCTGTACGACCTCCTCCCTGGCATGGAGCTGACGCCCATGAGCCTGAAGACCACTGGAGGGAAACCAGCAACCCAG GTTCTGGAGGAGGTCTGTCAAAAGAACAGCTGGGGACAGCCAGTCTATCAGCTACACTCTGCCATcgggccagaccagagacaatTGTTCCTATACAAGATCACAATCCCTGCCTTGACATCCCAGAATCCAAATGT ACATCCCTTCACCCCAGCTAAACTCTGTACAGCCGTAGAAGAGGCTAAGGTACACGCTGCTGAGCACGCACTGCAGACCCTCGGCCTACAGACAGAGGGCGCCACTGCAGAAGCCGCGTGTGCTCCAGGAGCCGCGGTGGCCTCAGTGGCCTTCCCAG GCTACGCCCTGGCAAGCAACGCAGCAGTGGCGACCCTGAAGCCGACGGTGTCTCTGGGGCAGGACCTGGCTGCTTTCACTACCTACGACGGTTATCCCGCCTTCGCTGTGACGACTCGCCATGCTGACGGATATGGTGTCTTCTAa
- the a1cf gene encoding APOBEC1 complementation factor isoform X5 translates to MEPNQKAGGDVQAQREAGLRALTERTGYQLQQENGQRRYGGPPPGWDGPPPERGSEIFVGKLPRDLFEDELVPLCEKFGTIYEVRMMMDFNGNNRGFAFVTFSNKQEARAAVRQLNNHEIRTGRLLGVCASVDNCRLFVGGIPKSKTREEIRSEMTKVTEGVVDVIVYPSAADKSKNRGFAFVEYESHRTAAMARRKLLPGRIQLWGHTIAVDWAEPEVEVDEDTMATVKILYVRNLMLQTTEETIEKEFSIRPGSVERVKKIRDYAFVHFSQREDALNAMKALNGKIIDGSPIEVTLAKPVDKDSYVRYTRGTGGRGSSLMQADYTAYTLSQVYDPATAYLGAPVFYAPQAYATVPSQFRFPTAKGHMGGRGLIRTPSVRDIYMTVPVGAAGVRGLGGRGYLAYAAGGGAMNRAIGGVGGAVSYGTKGDKQLDEKLYDLLPGMELTPMSLKTTGGKPATQVLEEVCQKNSWGQPVYQLHSAIGPDQRQLFLYKITIPALTSQNPNVHPFTPAKLCTAVEEAKVHAAEHALQTLGLQTEGATAEAACAPGAAVASVAFPGM, encoded by the exons ATGGAACCCAATCAAAAAGCAGGAGGGGATGTGCAGGCGCAGAGGGAGGCGGGACTTCGGGCGCTGACAGAGCGCACTGGCTATCAGCTGCAGCAG GAGAATGGGCAGCGGCGCTACGGTGGCCCACCGCCCGGCTGGGATGGGCCCCCTCCGGAGAGAGGCAGCGAGATCTTTGTGGGAAAACTTCCCAGGGACCTTTTCGAGGATGAGCTTGTGCCACTGTGTGAGAAG TTTGGGACCATCTATGAGGTGAGAATGATGATGGACTTTAATGGAAACAACCGAGGATTCGCCTTCGTCACATTCAGCAACAAACAGGAAGCTCGAGCTGCAGTGAGGCAACTCAACAACCACGAGATCAG GACTGGACGTCTTCtgggtgtgtgtgcgagtgtggaCAACTGCCGTCTGTTTGTCGGTGGAATTCCAAAGTCCAAGACTCGGGAAGAAATCCGTAGCGAGatgacaaaggtgacagaaggTGTTGTAGACGTCATTGTGTACCCCAGTGCCGCGGACAAGTCAAAGAATCGTGGCTTTGCCTTTGTCGAGTATGAGAGCCATCGTACGGCTGCCATGGCCCGAAGGAAGCTGCTGCCAG GTCGTATTCAGCTCTGGGGTCATACCATCGCTGTGGACTGGGCAGAGCCTGAGGTTGAAGTGGACGAGGACACAATGGCGACAGTCAAGATTCTTTATGTCAGAAACCTGATGCTCCAGACAACCGAAGAAACAATTGAGAAAGAATTCAGCATCAGACCAG GGTCCGTAGAGAGGGTGAAGAAGATTCGGGACTACGCTTTCGTCCACTTCAGTCAGAGAGAGGATGCCTTAAATGCGATGAAGGCTCTAAACGGGAAG ATAATTGACGGATCACCCATTGAGGTCACACTCGCCAAACCTGTGGACAAGGACAGTTATGTCCGTTACACACGCGGCACAGGTGGACGGGGAAGCTCACTGATGCAGGCCGACTACACAGCCTACACCCTGAGCCAG GTGTATGATCCTGCAACAGCATACCTTGGTGCACCGGTATTTTATGCCCCACAGGCATATGCAACTGTTCCTAGTCAATTCCGCTTCCCCACGGCAAAAGGTCATATGGGGGGGCGGGGTCTGATCAGAACACCATCAGTTAGAG ACATTTACATGACTGTACCTGTAGGGGCAGCGGGGGTGCGGGGTCTGGGGGGACGGGGTTACCTGGCATATGCTGCTGGAGGTGGAGCTATGAACCGAGCCATAGGCGGTGTTGGAGGTGCAGTGTCCTACGGTACCAAGGGAGACAAGCAGCTGGATGAGAAGCTGTACGACCTCCTCCCTGGCATGGAGCTGACGCCCATGAGCCTGAAGACCACTGGAGGGAAACCAGCAACCCAG GTTCTGGAGGAGGTCTGTCAAAAGAACAGCTGGGGACAGCCAGTCTATCAGCTACACTCTGCCATcgggccagaccagagacaatTGTTCCTATACAAGATCACAATCCCTGCCTTGACATCCCAGAATCCAAATGT ACATCCCTTCACCCCAGCTAAACTCTGTACAGCCGTAGAAGAGGCTAAGGTACACGCTGCTGAGCACGCACTGCAGACCCTCGGCCTACAGACAGAGGGCGCCACTGCAGAAGCCGCGTGTGCTCCAGGAGCCGCGGTGGCCTCAGTGGCCTTCCCAGGTATGTGA
- the a1cf gene encoding APOBEC1 complementation factor isoform X6, with product MEPNQKAGGDVQAQREAGLRALTERTGYQLQQENGQRRYGGPPPGWDGPPPERGSEIFVGKLPRDLFEDELVPLCEKFGTIYEVRMMMDFNGNNRGFAFVTFSNKQEARAAVRQLNNHEIRTGRLLGVCASVDNCRLFVGGIPKSKTREEIRSEMTKVTEGVVDVIVYPSAADKSKNRGFAFVEYESHRTAAMARRKLLPGRIQLWGHTIAVDWAEPEVEVDEDTMATVKILYVRNLMLQTTEETIEKEFSIRPGSVERVKKIRDYAFVHFSQREDALNAMKALNGKIIDGSPIEVTLAKPVDKDSYVRYTRGTGGRGSSLMQADYTAYTLSQVYDPATAYLGAPVFYAPQAYATVPSQFRFPTAKGHMGGRGLIRTPSVRDIYMTVPVGAAGVRGLGGRGYLAYAAGGGAMNRAIGGVGGAVSYGTKGDKQLDEKLYDLLPGMELTPMSLKTTGGKPATQVLEEVCQKNSWGQPVYQLHSAIGPDQRQLFLYKITIPALTSQNPNVHPFTPAKLCTAVEEAKATPWQATQQWRP from the exons ATGGAACCCAATCAAAAAGCAGGAGGGGATGTGCAGGCGCAGAGGGAGGCGGGACTTCGGGCGCTGACAGAGCGCACTGGCTATCAGCTGCAGCAG GAGAATGGGCAGCGGCGCTACGGTGGCCCACCGCCCGGCTGGGATGGGCCCCCTCCGGAGAGAGGCAGCGAGATCTTTGTGGGAAAACTTCCCAGGGACCTTTTCGAGGATGAGCTTGTGCCACTGTGTGAGAAG TTTGGGACCATCTATGAGGTGAGAATGATGATGGACTTTAATGGAAACAACCGAGGATTCGCCTTCGTCACATTCAGCAACAAACAGGAAGCTCGAGCTGCAGTGAGGCAACTCAACAACCACGAGATCAG GACTGGACGTCTTCtgggtgtgtgtgcgagtgtggaCAACTGCCGTCTGTTTGTCGGTGGAATTCCAAAGTCCAAGACTCGGGAAGAAATCCGTAGCGAGatgacaaaggtgacagaaggTGTTGTAGACGTCATTGTGTACCCCAGTGCCGCGGACAAGTCAAAGAATCGTGGCTTTGCCTTTGTCGAGTATGAGAGCCATCGTACGGCTGCCATGGCCCGAAGGAAGCTGCTGCCAG GTCGTATTCAGCTCTGGGGTCATACCATCGCTGTGGACTGGGCAGAGCCTGAGGTTGAAGTGGACGAGGACACAATGGCGACAGTCAAGATTCTTTATGTCAGAAACCTGATGCTCCAGACAACCGAAGAAACAATTGAGAAAGAATTCAGCATCAGACCAG GGTCCGTAGAGAGGGTGAAGAAGATTCGGGACTACGCTTTCGTCCACTTCAGTCAGAGAGAGGATGCCTTAAATGCGATGAAGGCTCTAAACGGGAAG ATAATTGACGGATCACCCATTGAGGTCACACTCGCCAAACCTGTGGACAAGGACAGTTATGTCCGTTACACACGCGGCACAGGTGGACGGGGAAGCTCACTGATGCAGGCCGACTACACAGCCTACACCCTGAGCCAG GTGTATGATCCTGCAACAGCATACCTTGGTGCACCGGTATTTTATGCCCCACAGGCATATGCAACTGTTCCTAGTCAATTCCGCTTCCCCACGGCAAAAGGTCATATGGGGGGGCGGGGTCTGATCAGAACACCATCAGTTAGAG ACATTTACATGACTGTACCTGTAGGGGCAGCGGGGGTGCGGGGTCTGGGGGGACGGGGTTACCTGGCATATGCTGCTGGAGGTGGAGCTATGAACCGAGCCATAGGCGGTGTTGGAGGTGCAGTGTCCTACGGTACCAAGGGAGACAAGCAGCTGGATGAGAAGCTGTACGACCTCCTCCCTGGCATGGAGCTGACGCCCATGAGCCTGAAGACCACTGGAGGGAAACCAGCAACCCAG GTTCTGGAGGAGGTCTGTCAAAAGAACAGCTGGGGACAGCCAGTCTATCAGCTACACTCTGCCATcgggccagaccagagacaatTGTTCCTATACAAGATCACAATCCCTGCCTTGACATCCCAGAATCCAAATGT ACATCCCTTCACCCCAGCTAAACTCTGTACAGCCGTAGAAGAGGCTAAG GCTACGCCCTGGCAAGCAACGCAGCAGTGGCGACCCTGA
- the a1cf gene encoding APOBEC1 complementation factor isoform X3, with the protein MEPNQKAGGDVQAQREAGLRALTERTGYQLQQVCLIILCKTPRSVCSDVINLRNLHVTHQKPHHSCWGLGVQQENGQRRYGGPPPGWDGPPPERGSEIFVGKLPRDLFEDELVPLCEKFGTIYEVRMMMDFNGNNRGFAFVTFSNKQEARAAVRQLNNHEIRTGRLLGVCASVDNCRLFVGGIPKSKTREEIRSEMTKVTEGVVDVIVYPSAADKSKNRGFAFVEYESHRTAAMARRKLLPGRIQLWGHTIAVDWAEPEVEVDEDTMATVKILYVRNLMLQTTEETIEKEFSIRPGSVERVKKIRDYAFVHFSQREDALNAMKALNGKIIDGSPIEVTLAKPVDKDSYVRYTRGTGGRGSSLMQADYTAYTLSQVYDPATAYLGAPVFYAPQAYATVPSQFRFPTAKGHMGGRGLIRTPSVRDIYMTVPVGAAGVRGLGGRGYLAYAAGGGAMNRAIGGVGGAVSYGTKGDKQLDEKLYDLLPGMELTPMSLKTTGGKPATQVLEEVCQKNSWGQPVYQLHSAIGPDQRQLFLYKITIPALTSQNPNVHPFTPAKLCTAVEEAKVHAAEHALQTLGLQTEGATAEAACAPGAAVASVAFPGM; encoded by the exons ATGGAACCCAATCAAAAAGCAGGAGGGGATGTGCAGGCGCAGAGGGAGGCGGGACTTCGGGCGCTGACAGAGCGCACTGGCTATCAGCTGCAGCAGGTGTGTTTAATAATTTTGTGCAAGACGCCACGCTCTGTTTGTTCAGACGTGATCAATCTTAGAAACCTTCACGTGACACATCAGAAACCTCATCATTCATGTTGGGGATTGGGGGTCCAACAGGAGAATGGGCAGCGGCGCTACGGTGGCCCACCGCCCGGCTGGGATGGGCCCCCTCCGGAGAGAGGCAGCGAGATCTTTGTGGGAAAACTTCCCAGGGACCTTTTCGAGGATGAGCTTGTGCCACTGTGTGAGAAG TTTGGGACCATCTATGAGGTGAGAATGATGATGGACTTTAATGGAAACAACCGAGGATTCGCCTTCGTCACATTCAGCAACAAACAGGAAGCTCGAGCTGCAGTGAGGCAACTCAACAACCACGAGATCAG GACTGGACGTCTTCtgggtgtgtgtgcgagtgtggaCAACTGCCGTCTGTTTGTCGGTGGAATTCCAAAGTCCAAGACTCGGGAAGAAATCCGTAGCGAGatgacaaaggtgacagaaggTGTTGTAGACGTCATTGTGTACCCCAGTGCCGCGGACAAGTCAAAGAATCGTGGCTTTGCCTTTGTCGAGTATGAGAGCCATCGTACGGCTGCCATGGCCCGAAGGAAGCTGCTGCCAG GTCGTATTCAGCTCTGGGGTCATACCATCGCTGTGGACTGGGCAGAGCCTGAGGTTGAAGTGGACGAGGACACAATGGCGACAGTCAAGATTCTTTATGTCAGAAACCTGATGCTCCAGACAACCGAAGAAACAATTGAGAAAGAATTCAGCATCAGACCAG GGTCCGTAGAGAGGGTGAAGAAGATTCGGGACTACGCTTTCGTCCACTTCAGTCAGAGAGAGGATGCCTTAAATGCGATGAAGGCTCTAAACGGGAAG ATAATTGACGGATCACCCATTGAGGTCACACTCGCCAAACCTGTGGACAAGGACAGTTATGTCCGTTACACACGCGGCACAGGTGGACGGGGAAGCTCACTGATGCAGGCCGACTACACAGCCTACACCCTGAGCCAG GTGTATGATCCTGCAACAGCATACCTTGGTGCACCGGTATTTTATGCCCCACAGGCATATGCAACTGTTCCTAGTCAATTCCGCTTCCCCACGGCAAAAGGTCATATGGGGGGGCGGGGTCTGATCAGAACACCATCAGTTAGAG ACATTTACATGACTGTACCTGTAGGGGCAGCGGGGGTGCGGGGTCTGGGGGGACGGGGTTACCTGGCATATGCTGCTGGAGGTGGAGCTATGAACCGAGCCATAGGCGGTGTTGGAGGTGCAGTGTCCTACGGTACCAAGGGAGACAAGCAGCTGGATGAGAAGCTGTACGACCTCCTCCCTGGCATGGAGCTGACGCCCATGAGCCTGAAGACCACTGGAGGGAAACCAGCAACCCAG GTTCTGGAGGAGGTCTGTCAAAAGAACAGCTGGGGACAGCCAGTCTATCAGCTACACTCTGCCATcgggccagaccagagacaatTGTTCCTATACAAGATCACAATCCCTGCCTTGACATCCCAGAATCCAAATGT ACATCCCTTCACCCCAGCTAAACTCTGTACAGCCGTAGAAGAGGCTAAGGTACACGCTGCTGAGCACGCACTGCAGACCCTCGGCCTACAGACAGAGGGCGCCACTGCAGAAGCCGCGTGTGCTCCAGGAGCCGCGGTGGCCTCAGTGGCCTTCCCAGGTATGTGA